From the genome of Vitis riparia cultivar Riparia Gloire de Montpellier isolate 1030 chromosome 2, EGFV_Vit.rip_1.0, whole genome shotgun sequence:
atttttctatttcttttttattaaaaaaagaaaatagatgagaaaatatgacatattatttttataaaaaatgatgaatatttatatacaaatacgTATAATTGAGTTATATTATAATTCAAACTCTATCTCCTACTTTAATTCAAACCAATGGTAAATTTCtactttaattcaaattttatattctacactaattcaaactaatagtaAACTTTTATTCAACTCCATATTTTACtctaaatcaataataaatagataaatgctAATagttaaattaagaataaacacctaaattatttattttctccatTACAATAGacttttagttttagtttttttattttttatttttataatttaatttaaactttatattttataattgaacaagttaaatttgaagtaaaaacaaatattttctataatttaaatttatttttattttcctattttattttattattaataatacaacattttagaataattaataaaaattaaattaaaataataacatttttaaaatgtaaattttatatatttgaaagacaacaatgcttttattttatatattttttctgcatatattttagaattttcattcGATATATATTGTTACTATacgaaataaaaaatcatcttgaaatcatttaaaaaataatggttcTCAAcctttgaattgaattttataCCTTTTGATGACCTCAGGCCCCCTTATTAGTTTGATCAATGCCCTAAAGCATAAATGTCTCGGAATTGGattcaatttattattgatatttaaaatgagaaaaaataaaccCAAATGATCTAATTAGCTAATTcggttttatatttagttaGACTTTAGTTTCAAGTACTggatttttatatctatttttaattatgattcaaacctaatactaataataataataataacaagaattgaaagaaaggaaaatagaaaatttagtTTCCACTTTCCAattaccaaaaagaaaaaaaaaatcaaattaattaatttatgttcCGTAATTCATGGACTTTCCTATTTCCGAAAAGTGAATCAAACTTTCCCTCCTCCATTCCTCACCCTCTATATAATCTGATGATTCAGGCCTATTCTCCAAATCAAAACTCTCTGGTTTTCTCTAGATTTCATCCATGGAAGTCTTCGGGGTGAAGATTTTCTTCAATGTTGTAGTAGTAGGGTTCTTGTTCCACCTCTTGGAGGTGGGTCTGGCTAGCGGCGGAGGGTTCAGTGTCGACCTCATCCACCGCGATTCCCCTCATTCTCCGTTCTTTGATCCTTCAAAGACTCGGACTGAGCGGCTGACGGACGCTTTCCACCGGTCTGCTTCTCGTGTCGGTCGCTTCAGACAAAGTGCCATGACCTCAAATGGAATTCAATCTAGGTTAGTCCCGTCGGCCGGGGAATATATCATGAATTTGTCTATCGGAACTCCACCAGTTCCGGTCATCGCCATTGTTGATACCGGCAGTGATCTCACCTGGACGCAGTGCCGGCCCTGTACCCACTGTTACAAGCAGGTTGTCCCATTCTTTGACCCCAAAAATTCATCAACTTACAGAGATTCTTCCTGTGGAACAAGCTTTTGTCTGGCTCTGGGGAAGGACCGCTCATGtcgcaaaggaaaaaaatgcacATTCATGTACAGCTACGCCGATGGATCCTTTACTGGCGGAAACCTAGCAGTCGAAACGCTCACTGTCGCGTCCACCGCCGGAAAACCAGTAAGCTTTCCGGGGTTCGCGTTCGGTTGTGGGCACAAAAGTGGTGGCATATTCGATAAAAGCAGCTCTGGGATAGTAGGCCTTGGAGGTGGGGAGTTGTCCCTGATTTCCCAGTTGAAATCCACCATAAACGGACTTTTTTCATACTGTTTGCTGCCTGTTTCCACCGATTCCAGCATCTCCAGCAGGATAAATTTTGGCGCATCCGGCAGAGTCTCCGGTTACGGCACCGTCTCCACTCCGCTAGTTCAGAAAAGCCCAGATACCTTCTACTACCTCACGTTAGAAGGCATCAGTGTGGGGAAGAAGAGGTTGCCATACAAGGGCTTTTCGAAGAAGGCTGAAGTTGAAGAGGGAAACATCATCGTTGATTCCGGGACAACCTATACCTTTCTCCCCCAGGAGTTTTACAGCAAGTTGGAGAAATCTGTagcaaattccattaaagggaaacgaGTCAGAGACCCAAATGGGATTTTCAGTCTGTGCTATAACACTACAGCCGAGATAAATGCTCCTATTATTACAGCTCATTTCAAGGATGCAAATGTGAAGTTGCAGCCATTGAACACATTCATGAGAATGCAGGAGGATCTGGTTTGCTTTACAGTGGCGCCTACTTCTGATATTGGGGTCTTGGGGAACTTGGCTCAGGTGAATTTCTTGGTAGGGTTTGATCTCAGGAAGAAGAGGGTCTCTTTCAAGGCTGCTGATTGCACCCAGCATTAGAACTGTGTAAAGTATGGGACGGGTTGTTTGGAAGATCATcacatttgatttgatttgattgattttctaataatttgagTCATGGGTTTTAATTACTTTCTTAATTTAATGGGGTTGGTCAATCTCTCCATCATTCTATGCATGTATTCTTCATATCTATTACCATTCTATTATGACGTGTTTgtttaaagagaaaatgaatgagaattacaaattttttttttttcctattcatTGTTGGTTAAAATAGAAATTAGGGGCTATTTCACAAtgttcttacttatttttagaaataaagttttatttcagaatttaaatataaaaaatttaatttatcccTGATGAAACTACTTTTATGTATAatgggaaaattatttttcatagtattaatcttttttccaaaatattttttcctaaaatatgttggatttattttaaatatcaaaatatttaatttttttcaaatatcaacCATAATTACACTGAACTTAATACAGACAAGTTCACTTACtttgattatattgattgatatgatcaatttacttttaaataaatagaaaaagttgaatattttagtttttccttttaaacCTATAAGGAATCAATGACatgataaaaccaaatatgtcaaaaatgtttttttaagctAAAATACTATGCTTTGTAAAAAGTAGAAAtatgctttttaaaataattattaatcaaatcctaaaaattcattattcaatttcattaaCCTCGTAAGTTGAAACCAACCTACTAAATTTGGCCAAGATTTTGAGTCCGGCACCATTTTCAACTGAGAATGAATTCCCATACAGACAACACCAACTGTTGGAAGTTGGTTGGAGGCTATTCTTCTGAGTTATGACAAATGCTAGCTAGCAGGTTTAGGTGAAAAACTGCATAACTAAATCGACCTATTTACAAACAATGGCTCCAAATTAGGGATGACAACGTGGTGGGTTTTTTCGGTACCCGTCCCTAATGGGacagaatttaaatttaataaacggATTTGAGATGggtattgaatttttttttaaacccggggcgggttcaGGTATTGCCCCATCCCTTCCCAtcccgtttacatataaaattaattttaaaattaaatttaatttaaattttaaaattaatttaatttaaaattttattttactatttttaatatatagacaataataaaaattttaataaaataagttataaaaaatataataattttattatttataaaatatatttattttaatataattaaaaaattaaaagtgggaattgtttttaataaatggggtaaggttgggatgggggcgacccgtccggaacccgccccgttgccattcctactCCAAACGGTCTACCAAGGATACTATTTCCACTCGCGGCACTAAAAATATAGGACGGGtatcaaaacataattttgatttaatattaagttttttttttccttgaaaatttggtttttcttgGGTAGGAAGGCATCTGATCCCCTCGAAGTTCATGCTGGCTCATGTTAagtttttttcttggaaatttGGCTTTTCGGGGCTCTGAGTAAATGCCGGCTTTCCTCCCTTTTTTCTCATAactaaggtgatgtttgttttttttttgctgaatagaaaaaattaaaatatttgatttttttctattcagttaaaagtaatCTGTTGATATCgttcaatataattaaagtaaacttaTTATCAATATGTTCAGTTTAGTTATATTGAACAATGTCGACATGTTACTTTTcgcttaatagaaaaagtcaaatattttaagtttttgacttaaattaactttttctatttaacaaaaaaacaaacactacctaaaTCACAAAGGTTTTCTTTTCAAGGGAATTAATTtatgggttatttgattaaaagagattaaataatttcaaatttgtaaatctaatcCTCCAAagttttcaatctaaaaaatgaccatttttttgataaaaattattatttttcttaaataatattgttcttttaatttttttatgaaaataatcaaaatattaccGTTATCACATGTGGCTAACAATATACACCTTCCATTCTCTTGTTTTTCATTGTTGTTTTCTAACTTTCTCCTTCTGGTGATAAGGATTCAAGTGATAAAAATTATCGGTTTGAATTGATAAGGATTTAATAGTTTGAACTAATAAAGATTTTAGTGATAAATATGATAAGGAATATCAATgagtttttgtttcaatttcttCCGTAGTAACTCCTCATTGTGATTCAAGTTCTACAAGTCAATACACTTGCCATTCTCTTTAGAAAAGATTtagaatttgttctaaaaatttattcacctatatggtttttatagtattatggtttttgtagtattaggaattaaaataaaccGTTATAATTAGTTTTCATGCATTAAGAATTATCAATTAAATGAACTTAAAGAGAAATTTGATTGGTCGAGTCCATTAGGttcaaggtttgaaatattagtaaatacggatatattggtacttgaattttacagatatatcaaataaatatcgatggatattgtaacaaaaattttgatgaggtgaaaattattcaaaatttatgaaaatatttaaaaaaaaactccaaataataataaaacaagtaaaaatacacatgttaaaattattttgtaagtgtaattgatataagtatgattaaagagaaaaatatcagtaagtaaatatataatttattatttatcttattaaattaattttaatttataaatattagaaatttattattaatttttttatattttagtctttttaaataaatttttatttttaatattttaaaataaagacattcaaaattaaaaggataaatataaaaaatttaaaatgatagttatttttcaaaatatgattaataagataaatgatgatacatttaatattaaaagtataatttatttaatttaaatacattcaataatgtaaaataaatgatgatgcatatatgatttttttaa
Proteins encoded in this window:
- the LOC117906027 gene encoding aspartic proteinase CDR1-like — its product is MEVFGVKIFFNVVVVGFLFHLLEVGLASGGGFSVDLIHRDSPHSPFFDPSKTRTERLTDAFHRSASRVGRFRQSAMTSNGIQSRLVPSAGEYIMNLSIGTPPVPVIAIVDTGSDLTWTQCRPCTHCYKQVVPFFDPKNSSTYRDSSCGTSFCLALGKDRSCRKGKKCTFMYSYADGSFTGGNLAVETLTVASTAGKPVSFPGFAFGCGHKSGGIFDKSSSGIVGLGGGELSLISQLKSTINGLFSYCLLPVSTDSSISSRINFGASGRVSGYGTVSTPLVQKSPDTFYYLTLEGISVGKKRLPYKGFSKKAEVEEGNIIVDSGTTYTFLPQEFYSKLEKSVANSIKGKRVRDPNGIFSLCYNTTAEINAPIITAHFKDANVKLQPLNTFMRMQEDLVCFTVAPTSDIGVLGNLAQVNFLVGFDLRKKRVSFKAADCTQH